The nucleotide window ACAAACCTATACCCACCAATAAAGGCTTTATAAAAAAAGCAAAAGCAAGGCAAAGAAACAACATCCAAATATAATAGTTCTTCTTTTTATTTAGGATATATTGGTAGAGAAGAATATAAGTTACAGGAACAAATGAGGAATCCAGAGCAATGCTTGCTGGCAATGAAGGAAGTAATTTGTAAGGATAAATCCATAATCCCTTAATAACTCCAAAAGAATCAATAATAGCAAAAAATATATGAATACCATATCCATAAAATCCAAGTTGGAAGATCTTTCTCCGGTCTATAAAAAGAATTAAAACTACGAGTGGAAGTAAAAACATTGCTAATACCATCCAAAATTGCCATGTATAAATATTAGAATACCCTTGCCAATAACTTACCCATTGCTCACTTTTTTTGATTTCTGCATCTCTAATTTCTTCTATTATCACCCTTTGTTTTTCATTCACACTATTCCCTCCTTTTTTTATTATCCATAAAAAAAGGAGGGAATATTCATTTTCTAATTCAACTATCCTGACATGTTTCTTCCCTAAGCTAATTTTCATTTGATTACAGAAATGCTGCCCTTATAGCATCAGAAGTGGCATAAGAAACAAGGCATTAATCCTTCTTGGACAATGCCCTGTTTGTTTAAGTATATTTGTTTATAATATCTAAATTTTTGATAGTTCATTACTGCTTATAACACAATAAACTGGCCATTCTTGCATTCCAGAAAAATCCCTACTAAGATTAGTCCATTAAAACATAGCTCATTATTTGAATTTTTTCAGACATAGGATTAAGATTTTTCATTTTAGGATGTATTAACGAATACCCCTTTTACAATTGGAAATATTATTATAGAGGTGAAACATTAATGAAAAAATCCGCACTAACTTCTTCTGAAATAGGTTCCCTATGGGCAGAATATGTAAATGGAACAGCAACACATACTGTGAATAAATATATGTATTCCATTATAGAAGACAAAGAAATTAAAGAAATTTTTCATATTGCTATTAATACATTTGAACAACAAAAAACAGTAATAGGTAATTTTTTTAAGGAAGAAGGATTTCCTATTCCCATTGGCTTTAATGAATCAGACTTATATCTAGGAAAACAAAGATTATTTTCTGATGCGTTCTGTCTAAATTATTTACATATTATGACTATACATGGAATATTAGGTCATAACACTGCTCTATGCATTTCAGTTAGAAAAGATTTGAGAGACTTTTATGATTCATCTAATCTAGCTGGAAACAAAATGTATCATAAAACAATTGAGCTATTACTTGAAAAAGGTTTATTTCAAAGGGATCCCCTTTACTATGCGTACGACCATCCAAGCTATGTCACCACTAGAGATTTTTCTGATGGTTTTTTTGGAAATGGTAGAACCCTTGCCGCAACTGAAATAATAAGTCTTTCATTAAACCTTAAGAAAAGTATAATGGCAAAAACTCTTTCTATTGCATTCTCACAGATATCAGGAACTAAAGAAGTTAGAAAATTTTTAACTCAATCAGAAAAGACTGCAGATGGTCAAATTAAAGCATTAGCAAAAATACTCCAAGCAGATAACTTACCAGTTCCAAAATCTCTTGAAACAGAAGTAACCACCTCAACTGACTCACCGTTTTCTGATAAGTTAATCCTTTATCATATGGGTTTCTTGTTTCAAGCAGCTCAAAATTACCATGGCGCAGGTTTAGCATCATCCATGAGGACAGATCTTGTAGCCACTTATGAAAAGACTATTCTACAAAATCTAGTAGTTACAAAAAATTGGTTCGATCTTATGGTAGAAAATAAATGGTTAGAACAACCACC belongs to Niallia sp. Man26 and includes:
- a CDS encoding CBO0543 family protein, encoding MNEKQRVIIEEIRDAEIKKSEQWVSYWQGYSNIYTWQFWMVLAMFLLPLVVLILFIDRRKIFQLGFYGYGIHIFFAIIDSFGVIKGLWIYPYKLLPSLPASIALDSSFVPVTYILLYQYILNKKKNYYIWMLFLCLAFAFFIKPLLVGIGLFRFGGKENFLMLFWGYLAVALIPKWITDFFMYLLNNNRWSLLNKWRNVTDKNP
- a CDS encoding DUF3231 family protein; this encodes MKKSALTSSEIGSLWAEYVNGTATHTVNKYMYSIIEDKEIKEIFHIAINTFEQQKTVIGNFFKEEGFPIPIGFNESDLYLGKQRLFSDAFCLNYLHIMTIHGILGHNTALCISVRKDLRDFYDSSNLAGNKMYHKTIELLLEKGLFQRDPLYYAYDHPSYVTTRDFSDGFFGNGRTLAATEIISLSLNLKKSIMAKTLSIAFSQISGTKEVRKFLTQSEKTADGQIKALAKILQADNLPVPKSLETEVTTSTDSPFSDKLILYHMGFLFQAAQNYHGAGLASSMRTDLVATYEKTILQNLVVTKNWFDLMVENKWLEQPPLAPNRKEIAKKK